One Triticum dicoccoides isolate Atlit2015 ecotype Zavitan chromosome 5B, WEW_v2.0, whole genome shotgun sequence genomic window carries:
- the LOC119307919 gene encoding glutathione synthetase, chloroplastic-like, protein MNTTEGKPGAAAVEEMAREAAAWCAMHGLVVGDRADPRSGTVPGVGLVHAPISLLPSRLPESFWSQACELAPLFNELVDRVSLDGDFLQDSLSKTRQVDDFTSRLLDIHRKMMDANKEENIRLGLHRSDYMLDSETNSLLQIELNTISVSFPGLCSIVTELHRTLINQYGNLLCLDAKRVPGNDASRQFAKALAKAWDEFNVDSAVVMMIVQPEERNMYDQYWIVKYLRESHGVTTIRKTLSEVEAEGQVLPDGTLVVNDRKVAVVYFRAGYTPNDYPSEAEWSARLLMEQSSAVKCPSISYHLVGTKKIQQELAKPNVLERFLENKEEIAKLRQCFAGLWSLDDEEVVKSAIENPDLFVLKPQREGGGNNIYGLDVREALIRLKKEGGDALSAYILMQRIFPKASLASLVRGGVCHEALTVSELGMYGAYLRNKDKVIINDKCGYLMRTKVSSSDEGGVAAGFAVLDSLYLTDK, encoded by the exons ATGAACACCACCGAGGGAAAGCCGGGCGCCGCTGCGGTGGAGGAgatggcgcgggaggcggcggcgtggtgcGCTATGCACGGGCTCGTCGTCGGGGACCGCGCGGACCCG AGATCAGGAACAGTTCCTGGGGTTGGGTTGGTCCACGCTCCAATCTCCCTGCTCCCGTCGCGTCTCCCGGAGTCCTTCTGGAGCCAGGCGTGCGAGCTGGCCCCGCTTTTCAACGAGCTCGTGGATCGTGTTAGCTTGGATGGGGATTTCTTGCAGGATTCCTTGTCCAA AACAAGGCAGGTTGATGATTTCACTTCTAGGCTCTTAGATATTCACAGGAAGATGATGGATGCAAACAAGGAGGAG AATATTCGACTGGGGCTGCACCGATCAGATTATATGCTGGATTCAGAAACCAATTCTCTTCTCCAAATAGAGCTCAACACTATTTCAGTATCTTTTCCTGGGCTTTGTTCTATAGTGACTGAGCTTCACAG GACCTTGATCAATCAGTATGGAAATTTATTATGTCTAGATGCCAAAAGGGTTCCTGGAAATGATGCAAGCCGTCAATTTGCTAAAGCATTGGCCAAAGCATGGGATGAGTTTAATGTTGACAG TGCTGTAGTTATGATGATTGTTCAGCCCGAAGAAAGAAATATGTATGACCAATACTGGATTGTCAAATATTTGAGGGAATC ACATGGCGTAACAACTATTAGGAAAACCTTGTCAGAGGTGGAGGCTGAAGGCCAGGTTCTCCCTGATGGAACTCTTGTTGT AAATGACAGGAAGGTCGCTGTGGTGTATTTTAGAGCTGGCTATACACCAAACGATTATCCTTCAGAAGCA GAATGGAGTGCAAGGCTTTTGATGGAACAATCATCTGCTGTGAAGTGTCCTTCAATATCATATCATTTAGTCGGGACCAAGAAGATTCAACAAGAACTAGCAAAACCTAACGTGCTTGAAAG GTTTCTTGAAAATAAGGAGGAAATCGCCAAGCTCCGTCAATGCTTTGCAGGGCTATGGAGCTTGGATGATGAAGAGGTTGTCAAATCTGCGATTGAAAACCCTGACTTGTTTGTCTTGAAGCCTCAACGTGAAGGCGGAG GGAACAACATATACGGTCTTGATGTGCGAGAGGCTCTGATCAGACtcaagaaggaaggaggagatgctCTCTCAGCCTACATACTGATGCAAAGAATCTTTCCCAAAGCATCTCTCGCTAGTCTGGTCCGTGGTGGTGTTTGCCATGAGGCCCTCACAGTATCTGAGCTTGGGATGTATGGAGCCTACCTGCG GAACAAAGATAAGGTGATCATCAATGACAAGTGTGGTTACTTGATGCGAACAAAAGTTTCTTCTTCGGATGAAGGCGGTGTTGCTGCGGgatttgctgttttggacagcttataCCTGACCGACAAG TGA